AACCAAATTTATATCgaaaaatatgaacatctacaatactaaaacaATAAAGTATGGAAATGCATTTTCATGATGCATTTggtaatattgatttcatattgtgaatcttaatatttttttctataaacttagTCAAAATTAACAAAGTTTGattttgaccaaatcttatatgcagactaaaaaaacggagggagtactagcaATGACACAAAATTAAATCAAAATCAGCTGTATACACGGTGGGCACGGAGCTGAGTATTTTTTGAAAATGTTGAATTCACCCATGCCAATGCCATGGTACTTCGTTTtccacacacacgcacgcaccccctgacacacacgcacacgcgcgcacacacacagcTGTAATACGAGCAAGTATAATAAGGTGACATAAGCAAGTTATAAGGATTTAAATATTATATCTTTGCTGACTTAGaagagagagaagaggagagagaagagaagcgggcTGTAGACTTACAGCCAGCTGTAGCACGTGCTCCAAGAAGCTATGTGAGAGTGTATGGTAGGTCATATGGTAGAaagtagtgcttttcttgtagcCCACTATTGTACGTGTTGCCTATTATATTGGCTATAGGTGACATGACAAGATGTTATAGCCAACAAtgggctatattattaaccatgctctactAGAGCAAATGAAACCTCCATTTTCTCCTTTTTTTAGCATTTTTCTCCCGAGAGGGTGGGGTATAGAAAGATGGATGGTCCATGATGACGCTAACGAAGTTTCACGTTAACCGCCGTGGCCACCAACTGCCGATTCTGGCCGTCCCCGCCCTTCCTTGCCTCATTTCCGACATCTATCACGCCCTCGAGCTCTCGGGTGGCCGCGGTAACTATGCCATGAATGCGGGCTCAAGGTCGCCGCCAGGGCCCGGCGCCATGGGGCGGTAGAAGCGGTCGCGGCTGGGGGTAGCTGCTTCTGGGAGTGATTTGGGGAAGATGACCATGGGAAGACAAAAAAAGAGATTTTCAACCTTTTTAAACATTTTAAGAGAAATTTGATATTCAACTTTTTAAAAAAGGAATTTGAAATTCAactttttttaaaagaaaattTTGAGATTCACCTTTTTTGAGACATTATTTGAGATTCAACTTTTTTAGGGGACTTTGAGATTCAACTTTTTTTTTTGAGATATTTTAAGATTCAACTGGCACAAATAAGTTTCATGGCCATCAATAGCACCAGTGGCCCAACAATAGCCCATTAAGGCCTTAAACCCTAACGCGAAACCTTTCACTGCCTTTCTGCCGTGCTCCGCGTCCCCACCACACAAGAGAACCACCAcagcacctcgccgccgccgccgaggacgacgacgacgaagtgGCGTTCGCGAGCGCGCGCTCGCCACGCCTTCTCTCCCgcttcctctcctcctcctcccagaAGGCCCCGCCGGCCGCCTCCCCTCCCTCGTCCTcctcgcccgccgccgcgcccgaaTCCGCTGCACCGCCGGCCTACACCGGAAACCTGAAGGTGAGTCACTACTTCTCTTTCGAGGCACCGATCTTCCTAATTAATCATTAACTTGATTGGGACCTACTGTGCACGCGCAAATCAAATCAAACATTCATTGTTGGCTACTGTGAACGATTCGAATACTTATTCATTATTCTCGGTTGCTAGCATTAATCCAGGGCAAATCAAGCCAACTGCTACCCATGACTAATCTGATATACAGTACTTAATTTTCTTGAGTGTTTTTATCCCATCGTGTTATTGTTTACATTTTGCAAGCCAAGTCACGAGTGCAGATAATTACGTGCATATTACAAAATGGCTCAACAAGATAAGGAGGTACAGGGAAAATGGAATACCACAACAGCCAGTGCATTTCTCATCACTAGCGGCATCTTTATCATGAGCGGCGGTACAATCAGGCTCTCTGTCTCTAACTATCTAAGCTCAACGAACAAGGTTAGGCATGACACTGGCCGTATAGTATCATGCTAATTAATTGTGTTATTACTAGGTCAATTCATCTCAAGTAATTCTGGATTTGAACATGAGTCTTTTAACCACTGATTAATTGTAAGATTAATGACCTCACAATGTTTGATCATATATCATATTTTTCTTCAGCTCAACTTGAGCTGTACCAAGCAAATTTCTTTACACAGATCTGACCAAATTCACAACTTAAATCATATTGTTCTTCAGCTCAACCTGAGTTGTATCACTCCGTCCGAAAaagcttgtccctcaaatggatgtatctagcactaacttggtgctagatacatccatttgaggaaCAAGCTTGGGGCAAGCTTTTTCGGACGGAGTGAGTACAAAGGAAGTTTCTTTACACAAACACTGACCAAATTTACAACTTAAATCTATGAGAGAACACATACTAAACCGCAAAATCGCGAGACAACCAGACCAGTCCCTTGTTGATGTTGGCATCGTAGTCCTCATGTACCGTCGCCTCTGCTTCAACCAGGAGGTGGGTACTCTTGACACCATCCGGCTGCTGCTATGCCTGCTACATGACCAATAACAAGCAGTCACTACTCACTAACATTAACACAGCAACATGGCTTCCCGTGAACAAGACAGGAAACCAATGTGGTTCTTCTGACGAGAGCTTCCGTTCCTCACAATTAGTACATCAACAAATACTGCCAGCTTCATTGGGATAATAAGCTTCTGGTTACCTTTCCGGAGCTAAGCTTATAAATGCTTCTGGTTAAAGAAAGGGAAAATGATAATACTATGCGCACAAGAAGAGAATCAGAACCGTCGAGGAGTTGTAAATATTTTGCCCAAGTGATCTGTTGGTGATTGTCTTGCAGTGCTGGTACTTTGTGTTGTGTTCTGAGAAGAAACAGAACAGATGGTAACTGGATTCTTGGAGATCCTTGCTGTTAAGTGCAGACAGTTTTACACTGACGAAAGATTAGTATCATAGTTGCAGTCTATGCTTGCTTGTGGCAAACCAAATTCAACAGCTCTAACATTTACCTAAAGCTCATTGCAAGCATTGGAAGCAACCACAGCAATCTCTCCAATTCAAAATTCCGTTAACAAACACACACTACAGGAAACACAAGGGTTCCTCAAACTGGTGAGAACATTCATAGGTTCTAGCTGAGAAGTTATCATCAAGATTCAGCAAGGATCAGACCTGTACCTTGACGACCGGCTTCTTGCCCTCCTCCCTTGCGGATTCTTGTCCTCCTcatcctccaacctcttgccctCGTCTACCTCCAGATTCTTGTCCTCCTCCTCTGCCGACTTCTGTGAAATGAtttcatactccctccgtcccaaaataagtgtctcaactttgtactaactttagtctCAACTTTGTaataactttagtacaaagttatactaaggttgagacacttattttgggacgaagggagtatatCGTACTCTGAAGTTAAAATGAGATATTAGTTTGTTAGTGCACTCATTTCACCACTGAATTCGCAGTACATGTAGTAACTTGTTCATGGAAAGGTGCATTCTTTGATTTTTCGTTAGGGCATTCTTTGATTGTTTGTTAGTGCACTCATTTCACCACTGAATTCGCAGTACATATTTAGTAACTTGTTCATGGAAAGGTGCAAAATATGTTACCTAACTTCCATATATTGTTTTGGAAGAGTATGTTATTGTTGGTCAAAGATTATATTGGATTGACAGAAAGAAGCTGCAACCCTTTGATCCTCCCTGAAAAACGAAAGTAGCCTGCAGTTGAAATCCTCTAATAACTACCCAGTACGAATCTTTCTTGCATCCAGCTATAGTTTGGCTCTCACTGAAAAATGAAACTAACATTGCAATTGAAATCCTGAAATAACTCTACCCAGTATGAATCTTTCCTGCATCCAGCCTATAGTTTGAACAGCATGAATGCAGTATTCAAACCATGGTGCCAATATGTGAATTACTAGCACAGTGGTACTAACACATGTTTCTTTTTTGAACTGCGCAGAAAGCACTTGCAGGGTTGAGGAGAATTGATTTAGAAGGGTTGCGGTGGCGTGTTTTTGATGCAAAGGGCCAGGTCAGAATTCTTCTGTTTGTTTCAGTTATGAGGATTTGCCCAGGTCAAAATATTTGGTTATGCAGTAAGTTGCTTTGTCTATGTGATAGGTACTTGGACGGTTGGCATCCCAAATAGCTGTTGTGCTTCAAGGCAAGGACAAGCCAACCTATGCACCTCATGTGGAAGCTGGAGACATGTGTATTGTTCTTAATGCGAAAGATATCTGTGTTACAGGAAGAAAAATGACTGACAAAATTTACTACTGGCATACAGGGTTAGTAATTCTAGCAAATACTTTTTTATACCTTATTTGGTATGATGGTATCATTATATTAAGTTTCTTCTGTCATAGTTTCATGTGCATTTTGCCATTTCCCCAATAGGTATATTGGCCATCTCAAGGAAAGAAAGCTCAAGGACCAGATGGCAAAAGACCCAACTGAAGTGATCCGTAAAGCTGTCATGCGCATGCTTCCCCGCAATAAATTGCGTGATGTAAGTGAAATTTCATTTCTATTTGTTTATAAGGATTGGTCATAGGTTCATCTTTTTTTCTGGTTCAAGATTATATGCTAGCTTTAATTGCTACCAGAATACTCTGTAAGTTGGATTTCTGTATGCATATTCGTGTTGAAtcttctactccctccattccaaattaGTTGACTTGGATTtatctagatacggatgtatctaacactaaaacatgtctagatatatccgtatc
The Triticum urartu cultivar G1812 unplaced genomic scaffold, Tu2.1 TuUngrouped_contig_6648, whole genome shotgun sequence genome window above contains:
- the LOC125530908 gene encoding 50S ribosomal protein L13-like — protein: MAQQDKEVQGKWNTTTASAFLITSGIFIMSGGTIRLSVSNYLSSTNKKALAGLRRIDLEGLRWRVFDAKGQVLGRLASQIAVVLQGKDKPTYAPHVEAGDMCIVLNAKDICVTGRKMTDKIYYWHTGYIGHLKERKLKDQMAKDPTEVIRKAVMRMLPRNKLRDDRDRKLRIFAEGEHPFHDRPLEPFVMPPRQVREMRPRARRAMIRAQKKDQDREAKKAEGEAAKNGKAAVAA